The genomic interval AGTTCCCTCCCTTCATTCACACCCAGAAGCGTCACCCGCAGACTAACCTGAAGGATGCTACGATGGTAAGTGTTGAAACCCCCAGAATTCTCATGAGATGACTTGAGCTAACTTGAACCAGATGGTAAGCGTTGAGATGCAGCAACTCATCACAAATCGCACACTAACTCAATCTCCCAGTTTGACTACTGGACCAAGAACCAAGAGTGCATCCACCAGCTGATGCACCTGTTCTCCGACCGCGGCACCCCTTACTCTTACAGACACATGAACGGCTACTCGGGCCACACCCACAAGTGGACCAAGCCCGACGGCTCCTTCGTCTACGTCCAGATCCACCTCAAGACGGACCAGGGCAACAAGACCTTCACCAACGAGGAGGCCGGCAAGATGGCGTCCGAGAACCCGGACTGGCACACCCAGGATCTCTTCGAGGCCATCCAGCGCGGCGAGCACCCCAGCTGGACCGTCTACGTGCAGACCCTGACCCCGGAGCAGGCCGAAAAGTTCAAGTGGAACGTCTTTGACCTGACCAAGGTCTGGCCGCAGAGCGAGGTGCCGCTGCGCCAGTTTGGCAAGCTCACCCTCAACCAGAACCCCGAGAACTACTTTGCCGAGATCGAGCAGGCCGCCTTCTCCCCCTCCCACCTGGTCCCCGGCGTCGAGCCCACCGCCGACCCCGTCCTGCAGTCCCGCCTCTTCTCCTACCCGGACACCCACCGCCACCGTCTCGGCGTGAACTACCAGCAGATCCCCGTCAACAAGCCCCTGAATGCCTTCAACCCCCTCCAGAGAGACGGCGCCATGGCTGTCAACGGCAACTACGGCGCGAACCCCGTACGTCACCCCTCAAGCCCCGATCTACGTACTATATGCATGGTGAGAATGACCGAGCTAACTCTTCCCAGAACTACTCCTCAACCTTCCGCCCTCTCGAGTACAAGCCCGTCAAGGCCGTCAACACCCCGCACGAGCAGTGGGCCGGCGCCGTCGTCACGGACCTCTTCGGCCCCGTCAAGCCCGAGGACTACGAGCAGGCCCTCGGCCTCTGGAAGGTCCTCGGCCGCCAGGAGGGCCAGCAGAAGAACTTTGTCAGCAACGTGTCTGGCGCCCTCGCCGGCGCTCACCCCGAGGTCCGCTCGCGCGCGTACGAGATGTTCTCGCGGGTTACCCCCGAGCTCGGCGCCGCTATCATGAAGGAGACGGAGAAGATTGCCGAGTATGTTGATTTCTTCTTTCGTTTCCCGGGGGACTGAAAAGCCTTGATGATGACCCGTGAATGAGTATACtgactttttcttttctcctAGGCCTACCAAGGATGTTCGCTCCAAGTTGTAAAAATATAGATGGAATGGTTGATGAGAAACACCCGGATTCGCGCTGACGAACGGCGCTCCGAGATCTCGATGTAGTGCCGGAGCCGCGGGCGTCGACGTTGCACGAGGCGCCCAGAATCAGTTCGAGGGGAGAAGAATAAGAGACTGTCGAGATACCATATCAGGACAATACTGACGAGACAGACAGCTCAGAGTATCTAAAACAAGGAGGGAAAAAAATCATAATTTGTTCAAAAATCAGTTGAAAATCGTACAAAAAGGTGACACTGTCACGGGCATGAAATTCGATGCCCTGGTATATGTTTGCGCCTGAAACCACCGCCTATTCAATCACTCATCAGCTACGAGCCACCCATCTGACATCGAACTCTCGCTCGCGAATTCCTCAGTCTTCTTCTCTCACGGATTCCCAATGAGACTAGTCTTGATCTTGGTCGGTCTACGATACATCCTCTATCTCGAAACGATATTCGGTCTACACAGAAAGTAACGTCTACTGCGTTGACCATCTTCCGGGTGTGTCTCGAGGGAAACGACACCCAAAAGTGCCTTCGGCGTGTGACGTTGCGATACGACttaacagcagcagcagcagcactcGCAGCATTCGTAGCAACAGAGGCCGGCGCAGAGACCGCAGCAGACAGCCTACCGAGAAGAGCGTAACACGTTAGCCAATCATGTGCTTTTGAGCGTGTGGttggaaaggaaaagaatcCCAATCGCGTTTTCCAGCGCTCTATCTCTGATTTCTCGAGTTCTACCAAACTCACAGACGGCGTAGGAATATCGAAGAAGGGGAGGGATTGGGTCGGATTTTTTTCAACTTACTCCGCCATCGCCGCCACCTCGCAGGTTCGCTGATTGATCCATCGTCATCGGCTGATTCGGGCCCTAGTAGGATTCGAGGTCTCCGGTTAGCTCGGGTTTCGGGAGAGGTCTCGTTCCTTTTGCGAGGTCTGGCTGATTCGAATCGATGCGACACCGACAATCACCAGAGAAGAGGGGAAACCCAAAACCGACATGGTAAGTATGGAGATGGCCGAAGGGAGCGAACATACAGGTTGCTGAGAGCTAATCTTTTGTTCCGAGAGCACGGCTGGCGCAGGCTCTCTTGGCATCTGATTGTACTCGATCTGGGACGACATTGCTTCTGCGCGCGCGCGTGTGCGATTAAGGATTACAAAGGCGGAAATGTCGCGTGTACGTATTCGACCGATTGGATTTGCAAAATCCTGGCGCGAGGTCTATCCAAAGAAAAAAATCTCGTTTGACTCGTCCGTGGGTGACAGGAAACGAAGGTCTtgttgtgtgtgtgtgtgtctaAGTCGAGTCGACGTTGCCTTGTAGGTGTGTGCAAGAGACAGAAACAAATCGCACCTGGAACCCCAAGTCACAGCCAACGCGCAAAACAGGCGATTGGCCGTTTTATTTGAAAAGAGAACCaacagaaaa from Colletotrichum lupini chromosome 2, complete sequence carries:
- a CDS encoding catalase, whose translation is MGSEDEKPSTYRYNEKPTYTTSNGAPVENPQAWQRIGPQGPLLLQDFHLIDLLAHFDRERIPERVVHAKGAGAYGEFEVTHDISDISSIDMLNQVGKKTKALVRFSTVGGEKGSADSARDPRGFSVKFYTEEGNWDWVYNNTPIFFIRDPVKFPPFIHTQKRHPQTNLKDATMFDYWTKNQECIHQLMHLFSDRGTPYSYRHMNGYSGHTHKWTKPDGSFVYVQIHLKTDQGNKTFTNEEAGKMASENPDWHTQDLFEAIQRGEHPSWTVYVQTLTPEQAEKFKWNVFDLTKVWPQSEVPLRQFGKLTLNQNPENYFAEIEQAAFSPSHLVPGVEPTADPVLQSRLFSYPDTHRHRLGVNYQQIPVNKPLNAFNPLQRDGAMAVNGNYGANPNYSSTFRPLEYKPVKAVNTPHEQWAGAVVTDLFGPVKPEDYEQALGLWKVLGRQEGQQKNFVSNVSGALAGAHPEVRSRAYEMFSRVTPELGAAIMKETEKIAEPTKDVRSKL